A genomic stretch from Vulpes lagopus strain Blue_001 chromosome 11, ASM1834538v1, whole genome shotgun sequence includes:
- the LOC121471749 gene encoding olfactory receptor 9I1-like — MAKNNLTTVTEFILMGFMDYHMWEITLFLMFLIFYIVTLLGNVGMIILIQVDVQLHTPMYFFLSHLALLDACYASVITPQILDTLATGKTVISFGQCATQFFFFTICAGTECFLLAVMAYDRCVAISNPLLYTVVMNPRICWGLVVGAYVCGVSGAILRTTCTFTLSFCDHNQINFFFCDVPPLLKLACSDTTNTEIVIVFFGNFVILANALVILISYLLIIKAILKVKSPGGKVKTFSTCASHLTAVALFFGTLIFMYLRSSSNKSLEEDKVVSVFYTVVIPMLNPLIYSLRNKDVKAAFRKVTSRFQVSQSV, encoded by the coding sequence ATGGCCAAGAATAATCTCACCACAGTAACAGAGTTCATTCTCATGGGCTTTATGGACTACCACATGTGGGAGATTACCCTCTTCCTGATGTTTCTCATTTTCTATATTGTCACCCTTCTGGGGAACGTGGGAATGATCATTCTGATCCAAGTGGATGTCCAACttcacacccccatgtacttcttcctgagCCATCTCGCCCTGCTGGATGCCTGCTATGCCTCAGTGATCACCCCTCAGATCCTGGACACACTGGCCACAGGCAAGACAGTCATCTCCTTTGGCCAGTGTGCTACGCAGTTCTTTTTCTTCACCATCTGTGCAGGCACAGAGTGTTTCCTGCTGGCagtgatggcctatgaccgctgTGTCGCTATTAGCAACCCACTGCTCTACACTGTGGTCATGAATCCCAGAATCTGCTGGGGTTTGGTGGTTGGAGCCTACGTCTGTGGGGTGTCAGGAGCCATCCTGCGTACCACATGCAccttcaccctctccttctgtgaCCACAATCAGATCAACTTCTTCTTCTGTGATGTCCCACCCCTGTTAAAGCTGGCCTGCAGTGACACAACAAACACAGAGATTGTCATTGTCTTCTTTGGCAACTTTGTGATCTTGGCCAATGCCTTGGTCATTCTGATATCCTATCTGCTCATCATCAAGGCCATTCTGAAGGTGAAGTCTCCAGGTGGCAAGGTCAAGACTTTCTCCACATGTGCCTCCCACCTCACTGCTGTGGCCCTTTTCTTTGGGACTCTCATCTTCATGTATCTGCGGAGTAGCTCCAACAAGTCCCTGGAGGAAGACAAGGTCGTGTCTGTCTTCTACACTGTGGTCATTCCCATGCTAAACCCTCTGATCTATAGCCTAAGAAACAAAGATGTGAAAGCAGCCTTCAGAAAGGTCACTAGTAGATTCCAGGTGTCCCAGAGTGTGTAG